A window from Mesorhizobium sp. WSM2240 encodes these proteins:
- a CDS encoding ABC transporter ATP-binding protein — MRVSNAARRIKSNADGQLNLADRSKSRTDPGEIVAVIRRIISENGREYAWHYAGAVICLLSIAATTAFAAWVMRDVVDEIFYRQRSDLIVLICVAIIAAFMIRGMATYGQSVILAKVGNNLVARYQKRIFNHLMKLDIGFFTEMRSGRLAAQINQNVGGIRDLLGTTLTAIARDLVSLVALVGVMVIQDPVLSMIALLIGPPLVFTVSYLMRRLRRVTRQAVEINSRLIGAMQEATQGIAVVKAFTMEDQLSRRMSKLIATAEARSNKIARVSERLSPIAEMLAGFAIAGVIGYAGYRATYGGQLPGAVFSFITALLLAYDPARRLARVQVGLERSLVNARMIYEILDLKPQQGDAPGAPELEVQRGEVRFNQVSFAYAENLPVLYGVDFVAEAGKTTAIVGASGAGKSTLTALLERFYDVDGGSIEIDGQDISKVTKQSLRQQIAYVSQQPYLFEGTIRDNIRYGRESATDAEIEQAAKLAAADEFIHQQLQGYDTLVGENGVTLSGGQRQRISIARAIVRQAPILLLDEATSSLDNESEARVQDALATVMEGRTTIVIAHRLSTVVNADRIVVLEQGRLVEEGTHQSLLANPHGVYSRFHRLQSAKGLGLVDDIKKAAKPASALAKPARIARGRTA; from the coding sequence ATGAGGGTCTCGAATGCGGCGCGCCGCATAAAGAGCAACGCGGACGGACAGTTGAATTTGGCGGACCGAAGCAAGAGCCGGACGGATCCGGGCGAGATCGTCGCGGTCATCCGACGGATTATATCCGAGAACGGCCGCGAATATGCCTGGCACTATGCCGGGGCGGTGATTTGCCTGCTCTCGATAGCGGCGACAACCGCCTTCGCAGCTTGGGTGATGCGCGACGTCGTTGACGAGATCTTCTACCGGCAGCGCAGCGACCTGATCGTGCTGATTTGCGTGGCCATCATCGCGGCTTTTATGATTCGCGGCATGGCCACCTACGGCCAGTCGGTGATCCTGGCCAAGGTGGGCAACAATCTCGTCGCCCGATACCAGAAGCGGATCTTCAATCATTTGATGAAGCTCGACATAGGCTTCTTCACGGAAATGCGGTCCGGCAGGCTCGCCGCCCAGATCAACCAGAATGTCGGCGGCATTCGCGATCTGCTCGGGACGACGCTTACCGCGATTGCGCGTGATCTGGTCTCGCTGGTGGCGCTGGTCGGCGTGATGGTCATCCAGGATCCTGTCCTGTCGATGATTGCCCTTCTGATCGGGCCGCCGCTGGTTTTTACCGTGAGCTACCTCATGCGGCGTTTGCGACGCGTGACGCGCCAGGCCGTGGAGATCAACTCGCGCCTGATCGGGGCCATGCAGGAAGCCACCCAGGGCATTGCCGTGGTCAAGGCGTTCACCATGGAGGATCAGCTTTCGCGCAGGATGAGCAAACTGATCGCGACCGCGGAGGCGCGCTCCAACAAAATCGCCCGCGTGTCGGAGCGGCTTAGTCCCATCGCCGAAATGCTGGCCGGCTTCGCCATAGCCGGCGTGATCGGCTATGCCGGCTACCGCGCGACCTATGGCGGGCAGCTGCCAGGCGCTGTGTTTTCCTTCATCACCGCACTGCTCCTTGCCTATGACCCGGCGCGACGGCTGGCGCGGGTGCAGGTCGGGCTCGAGCGCTCGCTGGTCAACGCCCGCATGATCTACGAAATACTCGACCTCAAGCCGCAACAGGGCGACGCGCCGGGCGCGCCGGAACTGGAAGTGCAAAGGGGCGAAGTCCGTTTCAACCAGGTCTCCTTCGCCTATGCGGAGAACCTTCCGGTGCTCTATGGCGTGGATTTCGTCGCGGAGGCAGGCAAGACGACGGCGATCGTAGGCGCCTCAGGAGCCGGGAAATCGACGCTGACGGCGCTGCTTGAGCGCTTTTACGACGTCGATGGCGGTTCAATCGAAATCGACGGCCAGGACATTTCGAAGGTGACGAAGCAGTCGCTGCGCCAGCAGATCGCCTATGTTTCGCAGCAGCCCTATCTGTTCGAGGGCACGATCCGCGACAATATCCGCTACGGCCGCGAGTCGGCTACCGACGCCGAGATAGAGCAGGCGGCGAAACTGGCCGCGGCAGACGAGTTCATCCACCAGCAGCTCCAGGGTTACGACACGCTGGTCGGCGAAAACGGCGTCACGCTCTCGGGCGGCCAGCGCCAGCGCATCTCGATCGCACGCGCCATCGTGCGGCAGGCGCCGATCCTGCTACTCGACGAAGCGACATCGTCGCTCGACAATGAATCCGAGGCGCGCGTGCAGGATGCGCTTGCAACCGTCATGGAAGGGCGAACGACGATCGTGATCGCGCACCGTCTCTCCACCGTGGTCAATGCCGACCGCATCGTGGTGTTGGAACAGGGCAGACTGGTCGAGGAGGGCACGCACCAGTCGCTGCTCGCCAATCCGCACGGCGTCTATTCACGCTTCCACCGGCTGCAGAGCGCCAAAGGCCTCGGCCTTGTCGATGATATAAAAAAGGCGGCCAAGCCGGCGTCCGCGCTGGCCAAGCCTGCCAGGATCGCACGCGGGAGAACAGCATGA
- a CDS encoding glucokinase, whose translation MPNSGDEEQGLKFPILIGDVGGTNARFAIVLDADSEPSEPKIVQTASFATIDDAIRSAVLDKTPVKPRSAVLAIAGPVDGDEIALTNCPWIVRPKAMLAGLGLSDIVILNDFEAQALAVVALDKEHMEKIGGGAPEPNASRVVLGPGTGLGVAGLVHACGRWIPVPGEGGHMDIGPRTPRDLQVFPHIERIEGRVSGEQILCGRGLVNTYRAIAKADGITAKMPSPAEITAAALSRSDPVATEALDLFVTCLGRTAGDLALVFKSRGGVFLTGGIAQKIVPALKTGNFRTAFEDKAPHKELLKSVPVYVMTHPLPALAGLAAYARAPALFGIETAGRRWRA comes from the coding sequence ATGCCGAATTCCGGCGACGAGGAACAAGGTTTGAAATTTCCGATCCTGATCGGCGATGTCGGCGGCACAAATGCGCGTTTCGCCATCGTTCTTGACGCAGATTCCGAGCCGAGCGAGCCAAAAATCGTACAGACGGCGAGCTTCGCCACGATCGACGACGCCATCCGGTCAGCAGTTCTGGACAAGACGCCGGTCAAGCCGCGCTCGGCCGTACTGGCCATTGCCGGCCCCGTGGATGGCGACGAGATCGCGCTGACCAATTGCCCCTGGATCGTGCGGCCGAAGGCGATGCTGGCCGGGCTCGGCCTCAGCGACATCGTCATTCTCAACGATTTCGAAGCCCAGGCGCTCGCCGTGGTGGCGCTCGACAAAGAGCATATGGAAAAAATCGGCGGCGGCGCGCCGGAACCGAACGCCAGCCGCGTCGTGCTCGGGCCCGGGACCGGACTCGGCGTGGCGGGGTTGGTTCATGCCTGCGGCAGATGGATACCGGTGCCAGGCGAAGGCGGCCATATGGATATCGGTCCGCGTACGCCGCGCGACCTGCAGGTTTTCCCCCACATCGAGCGGATCGAGGGCCGCGTCTCCGGCGAGCAGATCCTATGCGGCCGTGGCCTGGTCAACACCTACAGGGCGATCGCAAAGGCCGATGGGATAACAGCGAAAATGCCGTCGCCGGCCGAGATCACGGCCGCTGCGCTCAGCCGGTCCGATCCGGTGGCGACGGAAGCCCTCGACCTGTTCGTCACCTGCCTGGGTCGGACGGCGGGCGATCTGGCCCTTGTGTTCAAGAGCCGGGGCGGTGTGTTCCTGACCGGGGGCATAGCGCAGAAGATCGTGCCGGCGCTGAAGACCGGCAATTTCCGCACTGCCTTTGAAGACAAGGCGCCGCACAAGGAATTGCTGAAATCGGTGCCGGTCTATGTGATGACGCATCCCCTGCCGGCGCTGGCAGGCCTGGCCGCCTATGCCCGGGCGCCGGCGCTGTTTGGCATCGAGACAGCAGGGCGGCGGTGGCGGGCGTGA
- the mepA gene encoding penicillin-insensitive murein endopeptidase, translating into MKSSFGWGKRLAIVAAAAFAAFSAAPQQVSAEQLAKILFGSQKLPAATAAKSYGFYSKGCFSGGLAIATDGPTWQAMRVSRNRRWGHPTMIRLVEKLSRDAVADGWPGLLLGDISQPRGGPMLTGHASHQIGLDADIWLTPMPDRRLSATERENMSAISVIREGGLTVDERIWTPAHARLLRRAASYGEVERILVHPGIKKKLCETVKGDRSWLRKVRPFWGHDYHFHIRIGCQPGSNGCKQQAATARGDGCDASLAWWFTEEPWRPNKNPDAPKARDLMTMNSLPKECRAVLEAPSPVSEAAVTIGGGGTAVAKAPAETAPAEVITKEMIVGAPPIAASAFAPTPDLGAPLPRPRPTD; encoded by the coding sequence ATGAAATCGTCATTTGGATGGGGAAAGCGCCTCGCAATCGTGGCCGCCGCTGCCTTTGCGGCGTTCTCCGCAGCGCCGCAGCAAGTCAGCGCCGAACAACTGGCCAAGATCCTTTTCGGCAGCCAGAAACTGCCCGCCGCCACGGCCGCCAAATCGTATGGCTTCTACTCAAAGGGCTGCTTTTCGGGCGGGCTGGCGATCGCGACCGACGGGCCGACCTGGCAGGCGATGCGGGTTTCGCGCAACCGACGCTGGGGCCATCCTACCATGATCCGGCTAGTCGAGAAGCTTTCGCGCGACGCAGTCGCCGACGGCTGGCCGGGCCTGCTGCTCGGCGACATCTCGCAGCCGCGCGGCGGGCCTATGCTGACCGGCCACGCTTCCCACCAGATCGGCCTCGATGCGGACATCTGGCTGACGCCGATGCCCGACCGGCGGCTTTCGGCGACCGAGCGCGAGAATATGAGCGCGATCTCGGTAATAAGGGAAGGCGGGCTCACTGTCGACGAACGCATCTGGACGCCGGCGCATGCGCGGCTGCTCAGGCGCGCCGCCAGCTACGGCGAAGTTGAACGCATCCTGGTCCATCCGGGAATAAAGAAGAAGCTGTGCGAAACGGTGAAGGGCGACCGTAGCTGGCTGCGCAAGGTGCGGCCGTTCTGGGGTCATGACTACCATTTCCACATCCGGATAGGCTGCCAGCCCGGTTCGAACGGTTGCAAGCAGCAGGCGGCAACCGCGCGCGGAGACGGTTGCGACGCCTCGCTCGCCTGGTGGTTCACAGAAGAACCCTGGAGGCCCAACAAGAACCCCGACGCGCCGAAAGCACGCGATTTGATGACGATGAACAGCCTGCCGAAGGAATGCCGCGCGGTGCTGGAAGCGCCCTCGCCCGTGTCCGAAGCGGCAGTGACGATCGGCGGAGGCGGTACGGCAGTGGCGAAGGCACCTGCCGAAACCGCGCCTGCCGAAGTCATCACAAAAGAGATGATCGTCGGGGCGCCGCCGATCGCGGCCAGCGCCTTTGCACCGACGCCCGACCTGGGCGCGCCGCTGCCGCGTCCGCGGCCGACAGATTAG
- a CDS encoding SDR family oxidoreductase → MTSFFIFGAGYSGQAFAKTVPDPGMKIAGTTRSREKFDRLRRTGIEPHLFADQMTPELADALRGVSHIIVSVAPDEAGDPVLNAARDLMATEMPELAWIGYLSTVGVYGDHGGAWVDESSECRPVSRRSTLRFKAEQEWLELGRETGIPVAVLRLSGIYGPGRNAFVHLTEGTAKRLVKKDQVFNRIHVADIAGALWHLAGQRQGGVFNVTDDMPAPPQDVVSYAAELMGIEPPPETPFETAELSPMARSFYGENKRVSNAALKQIGYAFRFPNYKLAFDTMWTEGNWRGAGREDARSPIRRS, encoded by the coding sequence ATGACCAGCTTCTTCATCTTCGGAGCCGGCTATTCCGGCCAGGCGTTTGCCAAAACGGTTCCCGACCCGGGAATGAAGATCGCCGGCACGACGCGCTCACGCGAAAAATTCGACCGGCTGAGGCGGACCGGAATCGAGCCTCACCTGTTTGCCGACCAGATGACGCCCGAACTGGCCGACGCCCTGCGCGGCGTCAGCCATATCATCGTCTCGGTCGCTCCGGATGAAGCCGGCGACCCGGTGCTCAATGCCGCACGCGACCTGATGGCAACGGAAATGCCAGAGCTCGCCTGGATCGGATATCTCTCCACGGTCGGCGTCTATGGCGACCATGGCGGCGCCTGGGTCGATGAGAGCAGCGAATGCCGCCCGGTTTCGCGCCGCTCCACATTGCGGTTCAAGGCGGAGCAGGAATGGCTGGAGCTTGGCCGTGAAACCGGCATTCCGGTCGCGGTTCTGCGCCTTTCCGGTATTTACGGGCCTGGCCGCAACGCCTTTGTCCATCTCACCGAAGGCACTGCAAAGCGGCTGGTGAAGAAGGACCAGGTGTTCAACCGCATCCATGTGGCCGATATCGCCGGCGCGCTCTGGCATCTCGCAGGACAGAGACAGGGAGGCGTCTTCAACGTCACTGACGACATGCCGGCACCGCCGCAGGACGTGGTTTCATACGCCGCCGAACTGATGGGCATCGAGCCGCCGCCGGAAACCCCCTTCGAAACCGCGGAGCTTTCTCCGATGGCGCGTTCCTTCTACGGCGAGAACAAGCGCGTCTCCAACGCTGCTCTCAAGCAGATCGGCTACGCCTTCCGGTTCCCCAACTACAAATTGGCATTCGATACGATGTGGACCGAAGGGAACTGGAGGGGCGCGGGGCGCGAGGATGCACGAAGCCCAATCCGAAGGTCATGA
- the queG gene encoding tRNA epoxyqueuosine(34) reductase QueG has product MRTSISEKPQRSARLRQMIYREARLAGFAAAAVVSPDAIPLAPVRLAEFVADGFHGSMGWMEETMLRRANPRTLWPDVRSIIVLAMNYGPDHDPGEVLEKPDRGAISVYAQNRDYHDVMKGRLKQIAGKIAAQAGGDVKVFVDTAPVMEKPLAEAAGLGWQGKHTNLVSREHGSWLFLGSIFTTAELAPDAREEDHCGSCRACLDVCPTDAFPAPYRLDARRCISYLTIENKGPIPHEFRHAIGNRIYGCDDCLAVCPWNKFARTASEAKLAARDDLREPPLAELLALDDAGFRAFFSGSPIKRIGRDRFLRNVLIAAGNSGDAGLIEQCREHLDDASPLVRGAAVWALSRLLDARQFAELAAGRLVGEGDPDVTSEWNRAIEAAGRIKSHA; this is encoded by the coding sequence ATGCGGACCTCGATTTCTGAAAAGCCTCAACGGAGCGCGCGCCTGCGGCAGATGATCTACCGCGAGGCTCGGCTGGCCGGCTTCGCCGCCGCCGCCGTGGTTTCACCCGACGCGATCCCGCTTGCGCCGGTGCGCCTGGCCGAGTTCGTGGCAGACGGCTTTCACGGCTCGATGGGCTGGATGGAAGAAACCATGCTGCGCCGGGCAAACCCCAGGACGCTGTGGCCCGACGTGCGCTCGATCATCGTGCTCGCAATGAATTACGGTCCCGACCATGATCCCGGCGAAGTGCTCGAAAAGCCCGATCGCGGGGCGATCTCGGTCTATGCCCAGAACCGCGACTATCACGACGTGATGAAGGGCCGGCTGAAGCAGATAGCCGGCAAGATCGCGGCGCAGGCCGGCGGCGACGTGAAGGTGTTCGTCGACACAGCGCCGGTCATGGAAAAGCCTCTGGCTGAGGCGGCCGGGCTCGGCTGGCAGGGCAAGCATACTAACCTGGTCAGCCGCGAACATGGCTCATGGCTGTTCCTCGGCAGCATCTTCACCACCGCCGAGCTTGCGCCGGACGCGCGGGAGGAAGACCATTGCGGCTCATGCCGGGCATGCCTAGACGTCTGCCCCACCGACGCTTTTCCGGCGCCCTACCGGCTCGATGCGCGACGCTGCATCTCGTATCTTACAATCGAGAACAAGGGCCCGATCCCGCACGAATTCAGGCATGCGATCGGCAACCGCATCTATGGCTGCGACGATTGTCTCGCAGTCTGCCCGTGGAACAAATTTGCGCGCACAGCGTCGGAGGCGAAGCTTGCCGCACGCGATGATCTGCGCGAGCCGCCGCTGGCGGAGCTGCTGGCGCTCGACGATGCGGGGTTCAGGGCGTTCTTCTCGGGCTCACCGATCAAGCGGATCGGTCGCGACCGCTTCCTGCGCAATGTGCTGATCGCCGCCGGCAATTCCGGCGACGCCGGGCTGATAGAGCAGTGCAGAGAACATCTCGACGACGCTTCGCCGCTGGTGCGCGGCGCTGCGGTCTGGGCGCTGTCGCGGCTCCTGGACGCGCGCCAATTTGCGGAGCTTGCCGCCGGCAGACTGGTGGGAGAAGGCGATCCCGACGTAACCTCGGAATGGAACCGGGCGATCGAAGCCGCCGGAAGGATCAAAAGCCACGCATGA
- a CDS encoding glutathione S-transferase family protein encodes MLTLFHHPMFASCRFVRLSFGEYGEELALIEEKPWTRRKEFLALNAAGTLPVLLAEGDVPIVGAGVIAEYLDETRGVLKREKRLFAEDPMERAEIRRLVDWYLTKTESEVTRHLVRERVLKPMMAEAQGGGSPDSGAIRAARANIRQHMKYTNWLAGTRHWLAGPRITYADLAAAATISVLDYLGEVDWRDHNAAREWYTRVKSRPSFRPLLGDRVRGLSPVSHYADLDF; translated from the coding sequence ATGCTGACGCTTTTCCACCATCCGATGTTCGCTTCATGCCGTTTCGTTCGTCTTTCCTTCGGCGAGTATGGCGAGGAACTGGCGCTGATCGAGGAGAAGCCCTGGACACGGCGCAAGGAGTTCCTGGCGCTGAACGCCGCAGGAACGCTGCCCGTGCTGCTTGCGGAAGGCGACGTACCGATCGTCGGCGCCGGCGTGATCGCCGAATATCTCGACGAGACCCGCGGCGTTCTGAAGCGCGAGAAGCGGCTGTTCGCCGAAGATCCGATGGAGCGGGCTGAAATTCGCCGCCTGGTCGACTGGTATCTGACCAAGACCGAGAGCGAGGTGACGCGGCATCTGGTGCGCGAACGTGTGCTGAAGCCGATGATGGCGGAGGCGCAGGGCGGCGGTTCGCCCGATTCGGGAGCAATCCGGGCCGCGCGCGCCAATATCCGGCAGCACATGAAGTACACCAACTGGCTGGCCGGAACGCGGCACTGGCTGGCCGGGCCGCGAATTACCTATGCCGATCTCGCAGCGGCCGCGACGATTTCCGTGCTCGACTACCTCGGCGAAGTCGACTGGCGCGACCACAACGCAGCGCGCGAATGGTATACTCGCGTGAAATCGCGGCCCTCGTTTCGCCCGCTGCTGGGCGACCGGGTTCGCGGCCTTTCGCCGGTGTCTCACTATGCGGACCTCGATTTCTGA
- a CDS encoding undecaprenyl-diphosphate phosphatase, whose translation MENQTIVEALLLGMLEGLTEFIPVSSTGHILLAGHFLGFKSTGKTFEVLIQLGAILAILTVYSARLWRIASDLPHDPKARHFVLGILVAFLPAAVIGALAHGFIKTVLFETPKLICIMLIIGGFVLLWVDRLALKPKYSDVRQFPLSLCFKIGLVQCLSMIPGTSRSGATIVGSLLMGADKRSAAEFSFFLAMPTMAGAFAYDLFKNRDILSLADLPVIVAGFVAAFIMAVVVVRSLLDYVSSHGYALFGWWRLIVGGVGLAALYLVG comes from the coding sequence ATGGAAAACCAGACGATCGTGGAAGCGCTGCTGCTTGGCATGCTCGAAGGCCTGACGGAATTCATACCCGTGTCCTCGACGGGCCACATTCTCCTGGCCGGGCATTTTCTCGGGTTCAAATCGACCGGCAAGACCTTTGAGGTCCTGATCCAGCTTGGTGCGATCCTTGCCATCCTGACCGTCTATTCCGCCCGGCTGTGGCGGATCGCGTCCGATCTGCCGCATGACCCGAAGGCGCGCCATTTCGTGCTTGGCATCCTCGTCGCTTTCCTGCCGGCGGCGGTGATCGGCGCGCTCGCGCATGGCTTCATCAAGACCGTGCTGTTCGAGACGCCGAAACTCATCTGCATCATGCTGATCATCGGCGGCTTCGTGCTGTTGTGGGTCGACCGTCTGGCGCTGAAGCCGAAATATAGCGACGTGAGGCAATTTCCGCTCTCGCTCTGCTTCAAGATCGGCCTCGTCCAGTGCCTCTCGATGATTCCCGGTACGTCGCGCTCCGGAGCCACCATCGTCGGCTCGCTGCTGATGGGCGCTGATAAGCGCTCTGCCGCCGAATTCTCGTTCTTCCTGGCCATGCCGACCATGGCCGGGGCCTTTGCCTACGACCTGTTCAAGAACCGCGACATACTGTCGTTGGCCGATCTGCCGGTGATCGTGGCCGGTTTCGTCGCGGCGTTTATCATGGCTGTCGTCGTCGTCCGTTCTCTGCTCGACTACGTCTCGAGCCACGGCTACGCGCTGTTCGGCTGGTGGCGGCTGATCGTCGGCGGCGTCGGTCTTGCGGCGCTTTATCTCGTGGGCTGA
- a CDS encoding sulfite exporter TauE/SafE family protein, producing the protein MEALAALLPEGLSAAVAALLVAASFFTSALTAAFGVGGGVAMLALMGLFVPVAALIPVHGAVQLGSNTGRAWHQRANVRMDVAAPFIAGSIVGAIGGAFLVVQLPDALLKLVLGGFIIAVTWTKIPGIERLGQAGLAVASAALALMTMFVGATGPLLSAVFAQIFANDRKALVATHAAGMTVQHALKIVVFGFAGFAFSDWLPLIAVMIASGFLGTVYGTRMLEKMPEETFKRWFRIGITILALDLLRRGLAGLL; encoded by the coding sequence GTGGAGGCGCTCGCCGCGCTGCTCCCCGAAGGGTTGAGCGCCGCTGTTGCCGCGCTGCTGGTCGCAGCCAGTTTTTTCACCTCGGCGCTCACCGCCGCCTTCGGGGTCGGCGGCGGCGTCGCAATGCTTGCTCTGATGGGGCTGTTCGTTCCGGTCGCGGCGCTGATCCCGGTGCATGGTGCGGTGCAGCTCGGCTCCAATACCGGGCGCGCCTGGCACCAGCGCGCCAATGTCCGCATGGATGTCGCAGCCCCCTTCATCGCCGGCAGTATCGTCGGCGCGATCGGCGGCGCTTTCCTGGTCGTCCAGTTGCCGGACGCGCTGCTCAAGCTGGTGCTTGGCGGCTTCATCATCGCGGTGACCTGGACGAAAATACCCGGCATAGAGCGGCTGGGGCAGGCCGGTCTCGCCGTGGCGAGTGCGGCGCTGGCGCTGATGACCATGTTCGTCGGCGCTACCGGACCGCTTCTTTCGGCGGTCTTCGCGCAAATATTCGCCAATGACCGCAAGGCGCTGGTGGCCACGCATGCGGCAGGCATGACGGTGCAGCACGCGCTGAAGATCGTGGTTTTCGGGTTTGCCGGCTTCGCCTTCAGCGATTGGCTTCCTTTGATCGCGGTGATGATCGCCTCGGGCTTTCTCGGCACGGTCTACGGCACGAGAATGCTCGAGAAGATGCCGGAAGAAACCTTCAAGAGATGGTTCCGGATCGGCATCACCATCCTTGCGCTCGACCTGCTCCGGCGCGGACTGGCAGGGTTGCTCTGA
- a CDS encoding complex I NDUFA9 subunit family protein — MTEILQTPKLVTVFGGSGFLGRHVVQALAKRGYRVRVASRRPHLAGHLQPLGNVGQIQPIQANLRVRWSVDRAVQGADHVVNLVGILYETGRQKFSTVQELGARAVAEAARSTGAGLTHVSALGADIKGEAEYAKTKARGEIAALETVPDAVIYRPSIMFGPEDGFFNRFANMARFSPALPLIGGGETKFQPVYVGDVAEAIARSVDGEVKGGTIYELGGPRIMSFRQCMEEMLETIGRKRLLVPVPWWLARLQGAILGLLPKPLLTTDQVTLLKTDNIVSAEAEAERRTLAALGIQGRSTAAILPTYLWRYRPAGQFSQKTEA; from the coding sequence ATGACCGAAATACTGCAAACCCCGAAGCTCGTGACCGTTTTCGGCGGCTCCGGCTTTCTGGGCCGCCATGTCGTGCAGGCTTTGGCCAAGCGGGGGTATCGGGTGCGCGTCGCCAGCCGGCGGCCGCATCTGGCGGGGCATTTGCAGCCGCTCGGCAATGTCGGGCAGATTCAGCCGATACAGGCAAATCTGCGCGTGCGCTGGTCGGTGGACCGCGCGGTGCAGGGAGCCGACCACGTCGTCAACCTGGTCGGCATTCTCTATGAAACGGGCCGGCAGAAATTCTCGACAGTGCAGGAATTGGGCGCACGTGCAGTCGCGGAGGCAGCACGTTCCACAGGCGCGGGACTGACCCACGTCTCGGCGCTGGGCGCCGACATCAAAGGCGAGGCTGAATACGCAAAGACCAAGGCGCGTGGGGAGATCGCCGCCCTCGAAACCGTGCCCGATGCGGTGATCTACCGCCCGTCGATCATGTTCGGGCCGGAGGACGGCTTCTTCAACCGCTTCGCCAACATGGCACGGTTTTCCCCCGCGCTGCCGCTGATCGGCGGCGGCGAGACGAAGTTCCAGCCGGTCTATGTCGGCGATGTCGCGGAAGCCATTGCGCGTTCGGTCGACGGGGAGGTCAAGGGCGGAACGATCTACGAACTCGGCGGGCCGCGGATCATGAGCTTCCGACAGTGCATGGAAGAAATGCTGGAAACAATCGGCCGCAAGCGGCTGCTCGTGCCCGTGCCGTGGTGGCTGGCGAGACTGCAGGGGGCGATCCTCGGCCTGCTGCCCAAGCCGCTCCTGACCACCGACCAGGTTACGCTGCTCAAGACCGACAACATCGTCTCGGCGGAAGCCGAGGCGGAGCGGCGCACGCTGGCCGCCCTCGGCATCCAGGGCCGTTCGACCGCCGCGATCCTGCCGACCTATCTCTGGCGGTACCGCCCGGCCGGACAGTTTTCGCAGAAGACCGAAGCCTGA
- a CDS encoding DoxX family protein gives MDIATETSGKRLFIPALRGVYAGLHDSAETLLRIVAGVALFTHGLGKIGDPFGAAGMVEGLGFYPGTFWSPLLSFTEFFGGILIAIGLLTRPAAFAAMIVLLVTVWFHWVTQGQGYSGAEKSILWSAVFFFFVVRGGNRHSVDAKIGREF, from the coding sequence TTGGATATAGCGACCGAGACTTCAGGCAAGCGCCTGTTTATTCCAGCCTTGCGCGGCGTCTATGCTGGCCTGCACGACAGCGCCGAAACGCTCCTTCGCATCGTTGCCGGCGTGGCGCTTTTCACTCACGGCCTGGGCAAGATAGGCGACCCCTTCGGCGCGGCCGGAATGGTCGAAGGGCTTGGGTTCTATCCCGGCACGTTCTGGTCGCCGCTGCTGTCGTTCACTGAATTCTTCGGCGGCATCCTGATCGCGATCGGCCTGCTCACCCGTCCTGCAGCCTTCGCGGCGATGATCGTCCTGCTGGTGACCGTCTGGTTCCACTGGGTCACGCAGGGCCAAGGTTATTCCGGGGCCGAAAAGTCGATCCTGTGGTCTGCGGTGTTCTTCTTCTTCGTGGTTCGCGGCGGCAATCGACACTCGGTCGACGCCAAAATCGGTAGGGAATTCTAG
- a CDS encoding CsbD family protein, giving the protein MNWNQVEGNWEQFKGKAQKQWGKLTNDDLDVIKGSRKELAGRIQKNYGKTEEEAEREIDEWLTRH; this is encoded by the coding sequence ATGAACTGGAATCAGGTCGAAGGAAATTGGGAGCAGTTCAAGGGCAAAGCCCAGAAGCAGTGGGGCAAGCTGACCAACGACGATCTCGACGTGATCAAGGGCAGCCGGAAGGAACTGGCCGGCCGGATACAGAAAAACTACGGCAAGACCGAGGAAGAAGCCGAACGCGAGATCGACGAGTGGCTGACGCGCCACTGA